Within Marinomonas mediterranea MMB-1, the genomic segment ACCTGTACTATGTTAAACGTTTTAAAGGTATATTTGGCCTTCAAATACCTTAGTGGCTGGGCCAGTCATCATAATAGGAGAGCCTTCGCCCTGCCATTCGATTCTTAAATCCCCACCAAGCAGGTGCGCGGTTACTTTCGAATTCAACCAACCTTGACGAATTCCTGCAACAATCGCTGCACATGTACCGGTTCCGCATGCTTGCGTCTCACCTACATCGCGCTCGTATACACGCAGATTGACTTCATCGCGACTCATCACTTCCATAAAACCAACATTTACATTGGCTGGAAACGCTGAGTGAGATTCAACGAGCGGACCTACTGTCGATACTATCTCATCCGTCAATCGATCTACTCGAATAACGGCATGTGGGTTTCCAACAGAAACAGGTGTAAGCTCAACCGAGCCATAGCCTTCTAGGTTTAAAGTATATAAGTCATCTTGCTTTTCCGTTGCATCAAAAGGCAAGTCAGCAGGCGCAAATGACGGCGCGCCCATGTCAACCGTTACTTCGCCATCATCTTGAACATGTAACTGAATCTGGCCTTGTTTTGTTTCGACATTGATCACCGATTTATTCGTCAGATCTTTCTCGATCACAAACTTAGCAAAACAACGAGCACCGTTACCACAATGCTCAACTTCAGAACCGTTTGAATTGTAAATACGATAGCGAAAATCCATATCAGGACTGGTCGGTGGCTCAACGATGAGCAACTGATCAAAGCCTATACCGCGATTTCGATCGCCAAGAAACTCAATTTGCTCTTTATTGAAATACACTTTACGAGAAACGGCATCGACAACTGCGAAATCGTTTCCCAAACCGTGCATTTTAGAGAATTTCAATAACACGCTATTCTCCTTGAGCCTACTCAGGCAACAGCTGTTCGCCAGCCAATTGATGATCTATATCTTCACGCTCTCGGATCAAGTGCGCAACGTCGCCATCTACCATCACTTCGGCAGCACGATTACGGCTGTTGTAATTAGATGCCATCGTAAAGCCGTATGCGCCTGCCGAACGAACAGCAAGCAAGTCGCCAGCTTGGATATCCAACTCTCGATCCTTGCCTAAAAAATCACCCGTTTCACACACAGGGCCAACAAGGTCGTAGATACGCTTGCCTTCTGACGTTGCTTCCAAATTAACAGGAACGATATTCATCCACGCACTGTACAAAGAAGGTCGAATTAAGTCATTCATAGCACCGTCAATGACCGCAAAGTTTTTGTGTTCAGTACACTTTAAAAACTCGACTTTCGTCAACAACAAGCCCGCATTCGCGGCAATAGAGCGCCCCGGCTCAAACGCTAATGAAATATCGCGCCCTTTCATTTTATCTAAAATTAGTTGTGCATAATCGGCTGGTTCAGGCGGCACTTCATCACGGTATCGCACACCTAACCCACCACCTAAATCCATGTGTTTGATTTCGATGCCAAGACCAGCTAGCTCATCAATCAACGTAATCAATCGATCAAATGTATCTAGGAAAGGCTTGAGTTCCGTCAACTGGGAACCAATATGACAATCCACACCCATCACATTTAAGTGAGCCATCTCATTTGCAACTTGATAAATTCTCGGCGCGTCTTTGATGTCGATACCAAATTTATTTTCTTTCAGTCCAGTGGATATGTAAGGATGAGTTTTGGCATCAACATCTGGATTCACGCGCATGGAAACGGGCGCCTTCACACCCAGTTCACCTGCGACTTTGTTAAGGCGATATAACTCTGGCTCAGATTCAACATTGAAGCAATGAATCCCCAATTCCAACGCTCGACGCATTTCATGTTCTTGCTTACCGAGACCTGAGAACATCACTTTCGATGGATCACCACCCGCTCGAACAACGCGCTCAAGCTCTCCTATCGATACAATATCAAACCCAGCTCCCAGTTTAGCCAATACATTCAATATAGCGATATTGGAACACGCTTTTACGGCATAACAAACCAAAGTAGGATGAGAAGCAAACGCATCTGCGTAGGCGTTGTAATGCCTTTCAAACGTTGCTCTAGAATAGACGTACGTAGGGGTACCAAACTGCTCTGCAACCGTTTCTAAGGATACATTTTCAGCAAACAACGTTTGGTCGGTATAATTAAAAAAATCCAATGGGGGGGTCCTCAATTTTGAGCGTTTTGCGATGAACTTGTATCTTGATTTGGCTCAGAGGCTTTTTCATCGGGTAAATACAATGCCCCTTTATTACCACAAGCACTTAGCAACGTTATAAAAACGAAAGCAAATAACCATCTATACATCATCTTTGCACTCAGTTAACTTTATCTTGAACAGTATACTTGTAGGCTTATGGTTTCCCAACCCTGTAATTTCATTTAACCGACATTCTTAACACATAAGCGTTTGGGCAATCCCTCCTTTTGATGTAGTCTCTTAGTAATGAGAACCATTTTCCAAATAGCAAAAAAACAGGGTGGCAGTAATGTCATCACACCCAATAAAACGATGTTTAATTAATG encodes:
- the dapF gene encoding diaminopimelate epimerase, translated to MLLKFSKMHGLGNDFAVVDAVSRKVYFNKEQIEFLGDRNRGIGFDQLLIVEPPTSPDMDFRYRIYNSNGSEVEHCGNGARCFAKFVIEKDLTNKSVINVETKQGQIQLHVQDDGEVTVDMGAPSFAPADLPFDATEKQDDLYTLNLEGYGSVELTPVSVGNPHAVIRVDRLTDEIVSTVGPLVESHSAFPANVNVGFMEVMSRDEVNLRVYERDVGETQACGTGTCAAIVAGIRQGWLNSKVTAHLLGGDLRIEWQGEGSPIMMTGPATKVFEGQIYL
- the lysA gene encoding diaminopimelate decarboxylase — encoded protein: MDFFNYTDQTLFAENVSLETVAEQFGTPTYVYSRATFERHYNAYADAFASHPTLVCYAVKACSNIAILNVLAKLGAGFDIVSIGELERVVRAGGDPSKVMFSGLGKQEHEMRRALELGIHCFNVESEPELYRLNKVAGELGVKAPVSMRVNPDVDAKTHPYISTGLKENKFGIDIKDAPRIYQVANEMAHLNVMGVDCHIGSQLTELKPFLDTFDRLITLIDELAGLGIEIKHMDLGGGLGVRYRDEVPPEPADYAQLILDKMKGRDISLAFEPGRSIAANAGLLLTKVEFLKCTEHKNFAVIDGAMNDLIRPSLYSAWMNIVPVNLEATSEGKRIYDLVGPVCETGDFLGKDRELDIQAGDLLAVRSAGAYGFTMASNYNSRNRAAEVMVDGDVAHLIREREDIDHQLAGEQLLPE
- the lptM gene encoding LPS translocon maturation chaperone LptM, whose amino-acid sequence is MMYRWLFAFVFITLLSACGNKGALYLPDEKASEPNQDTSSSQNAQN